In Rosa chinensis cultivar Old Blush chromosome 1, RchiOBHm-V2, whole genome shotgun sequence, a genomic segment contains:
- the LOC112181997 gene encoding uncharacterized protein LOC112181997, with the protein MLNPRLYNSKPVCCSAKIARFLTHNSWWYNGCPICRKQLRQKQNYNEMSCIKHETQQPLPCYRVYVTIEDRENEAILIVMGEAAEQLFGNTCPELLNKQQEPTRQALPKEIENAIGQQYLFEIQPKSHGELIVKSVSPDPQSFVAVSEQHPTTATPDRPSTERKRTVETSKKALFTTEQEKKSKRQSRHQGTTSSSLQSEQHETQTSR; encoded by the exons ATGCTTAATCCACGCCTGTACAAC AGCAAGCCTGTTTGCTGCAGTGCTAAAATCGCTAGATTCTTGACACACAATAGCTGGTGGTATAACGGTTGTCCAATCTGCCGCAAGCAGCTTCGACAGAAACAAAATTATAATGAAATGAGTTGTATTAAACATGAAACACAACAGCCTTTGCCATG TTACAGAGTATACGTAACAATCGAAGACCGGGAAAATGAAGCCATACTGATTGTAATGGGAGAAGCAGCTGAACAACTCTTTGGCAATACCTGTCCAGAATTACTAAACAAACAACAAGAACCTACAAGACAAGCATTGCCAAAGGAGATTGAAAATGCAATCGGCCAACAATACCTCTTCGAGATTCAACCAAAATCTCATGGTGAACTGATTGTGAAATCTGTTTCTCCAGATCCACAAAGTTTTGTAGCAGTATCAGAACAACATCCAACAACCGCAACACCAGATCGTCCTagcacagaaagaaaaagaacagtGGAAACAAGTAAGAAAGCACTCTTCACCACTGAACAAGAGAAAAAAAGCAAaag GCAATCCCGGCATCAAGGAACTACATCATCATCCCTTCAAAGCGAGCAACATGAAACACAAACAAGTCGCTGA
- the LOC112172274 gene encoding replication protein A 70 kDa DNA-binding subunit B, translating to MRARVARIWRPKKFDTDIYDGLHYVLIDKRGNAIHAIIDESHYPVVTNKMEEGRVYDIFRCHSRANDFPFKVIDHEAHLSFNRMTEFKQVQDSSSPIPRYAFNLLEFSELDDKKEDQIVLIDVYGCVKSIMPESQVFVRNKEKMESKCEITLENLRREDVRITMWGDNARQFDVQAVQNRSPPILAVFTSLRITEFQQRITLSGMNHTCMIVDPQIPQRQEYRNE from the exons ATGAGAGCTCGGGTAGCAAGGATATGGAGGCCCAAAAAGTTCGATACTGATATCTATGATGGGCTTCATTATGTTCTCATCGATAAAAGG GGCAATGCTATCCATGCTATAATTGATGAATCACATTATCCAGTTGTTACgaacaaaatggaggaaggcagGGTCTATGACATATTTCGCTGCCATTCAAGAGCGAATGACTTTCCATTCAAAGTTATTGATCATGAGGCACACCTCTCTTTTAACCGGATGACGGAGTTCAAACAAGTTCAAGACTCTTCCTCACCGATTCCACGATATGCATTCAACCTCCTTGAGTTCAGTGAGTTAGATGATAAAAAAGAAGATCAGATAGTTCTGATAG ATGTTTATGGTTGTGTGAAGTCAATCATGCCAGAGTCCCAGGTCTTTGTgaggaacaaagaaaaaatggaATCAAAGTGTGAAATAACCTTGGAAAATCTCAG GAGAGAGGATGTTAGAATCACTATGTGGGGCGATAATGCCAGACAATTTGATGTACAAGCTGTACAAAATCGTTCTCCACCGATCTTAGCAGTATTTACAAGCTTGCGGATTACTGAATTCCAAC AACGAATCACATTGTCTGGAATGAATCATACCTGCATGATTGTAGACCCGCAAATTCCTCAAAGACAAGAATACAGAAATGAGTAA
- the LOC112182759 gene encoding uncharacterized protein LOC112182759 isoform X1 codes for MAGDDVLPPQIHMKGGEKKKKKKKQKKKKGTTGDMSRPRPDCHDMSPPCEVCHRRFPDNITLQIHRENVHVLHICEICGLSFYSDTLLQTHKQCVHTLHTCEICGVSFRSDAQLQSHRKSKHPDLKKKKMMKKKKKKKRQKKKKKNEEEEEEEKAKAEGEHASSFPIEKTMNKAPSPSSSISGESFPIEKTMYKAPSPSISGESFPMEKMDQAESILIMVKFDMDDSFSGAIYEIKLDQLQPLEHGKSVGGSNTDPSTLPMLKPVAELFGKGWKTEELFLFDCARIGSLSKLYVLVNQIPCPYLKPVTPEYAFAFDRSLVSELISPPKTTKQYCLVISAYGMLYYLAQPLCFPQIQEPSFERYDPASDSWESLPPFPDYSLDQAQTEMTGYAVCYGYILLSMQTEKKYEAVAFHIHSRTWHKVKTSPENPYYYPFYGRAVVLGSTIYALAHNLDLVLVFSFWWDSDKDGDIVKRRHFLGTPLSLLITAKCHPPRRLLGDRTQNLVHLGGRYFCVVQTGQNIDSSEYQYMCATTFRIAGDGQEMHIKTVRSSVFRVAIEGNDEFEVQFSFTPDCNDIEPVEEQYCVSSALVERESAWTSDVKEDFFSFPTGPKLGLEAFRAKKEDEKKVFISTTSPETPLLSKGSKKKKKI; via the exons ATGGCCGGAGATGACGTTTTGCCGCCTCAAATCCACATGAAGGgaggggagaagaagaagaagaagaagaagcagaagaagaagaagggaacaACGGGCGACATGAGCCGTCCCCGTCCCGATTGTCATGATATGTCACCGCCTTGTGAAGTCTGTCACCGGCGATTTCCCGACAACATCACCCTCCAAATACATAGGGAGAATGTCCATGTGCTTCATATTTGTGAGATATGTGGATTATCGTTTTACTCTGATACTCTCCTCCAAACACATAAGCAGTGTGTGCATACGCTTCATACGTGTGAGATATGTGGAGTATCGTTTCGCTCTGATGCTCAACTCCAGAGTCATAGGAAATCCAAACATCCGgatttaaagaagaaaaagatgatgaagaagaagaagaagaagaagaggcagaagaagaagaagaagaatgaggaggaggaggaggaggagaaggcgaAGGCGGAGGGGGAGCATGCCAGCAG CTTCCCCATAGAGAAGACGATGAACAAGGCGCCCTCACCCTCATCCTCAATTTCTGGCGAGAG CTTCCCCATTGAAAAGACGATGTACAAGGCGCCCTCACCCTCAATTTCTGGCGAGAG CTTTCCCATGGAGAAGATGGACCAGGCAGAATCTATACTTATTATGGTGAAGTTTGACATGGATGATTCATTTTCTGGCGCAATATACGAAATCAAACTTGACCAACTTCAGCCACTTGAGCATGGTAAATCTGTGGGCGGATCTAACACTGACCCTTCAACTCTACCAATGCTCAAACCTGTAGCAGAGTTATTTGGTAAGGGCTGGAAGACGGAGGAGCTCTTTTTATTTGATTGTGCTAGAATTGGCAGCCTCTCCAAGTTATATGTTTTGGTAAATCAAATCCCATGCCCTTATCTGAAGCCTGTCACTCCCGAGTATGCATTTGCCTTCGACAGAAGCTTAGTTTCAGAACTGATTTCTCCACCAAAGACAACCAAGCAGTATTGTCTTGTTATATCGGCATATGGGATGTTGTACTATCTTGCACAGCCATTGTGCTTTCCTCAGATCCAAGAACCGTCATTTGAGCGGTATGATCCGGCCAGTGATTCATGGGAGTCATTGCCTCCTTTCCCAGATTATTCTCTAGATCAGGCACAGACCGAGATGACCGGTTATGCCGTTTGTTATGGATATATACTATTGTCCATGCAAACTGAGAAGAAATATGAAGCGGTGGCTTTTCATATTCATAGCAGAACATGGCACAAGGTGAAGACTAGTCCAGAGAATCCTTATTATTATCCCTTCTATGGGAGGGCAGTGGTTTTAGGTAGTACTATCTATGCCTTGGCGCATAATCTTGATTTGGTTCTGGTCTTCTCTTTCTGGTGGGATTCAGACAAGGATGGTGACATTGTTAAGCGGCGACATTTTCTGGGCACCCCATTGTCTCTGTTAATAACAGCCAAGTGTCATCCGCCGCGCAGGTTACTAGGGGATAGAACTCAGAATTTGGTTCATTTAGGGGGGCGATACTTTTGTGTTGTGCAAACTGGTCAGAACATTGATTCTTCTGAGTATCAGTATATGTGTGCGACGACCTTCAGAATTGCCGGTGATGGGCAAGAAATGCATATCAAGACTGTTCGCTCATCCGTTTTTCGAGTCGCGATCGAAGGGAATGATGAATTTGAAGTTCAGTTCAGCTTCACACC AGATTGCAATGACATTGAACCAGTGGAAGAACAGTACTGTGTGTCTAGTGCATTGGTTGAAAGGGAAAGTGCGTGGACTTCGGATGTCAAAGAAGACTTCTTTTCCTTCCCAACTGGTCCTAAACTGGGATTAGAGGCATTTAGAGCCAAGAAAGAAGACGAAAAAAAAGTGTTCATCTCCACTACTTCACCTGAGACTCCTCTCCTTTCCAAAggttcaaaaaagaagaaaaagatataa
- the LOC112182759 gene encoding uncharacterized protein LOC112182759 isoform X2 gives MAGDDVLPPQIHMKGGEKKKKKKKQKKKKGTTGDMSRPRPDCHDMSPPCEVCHRRFPDNITLQIHRENVHVLHICEICGLSFYSDTLLQTHKQCVHTLHTCEICGVSFRSDAQLQSHRKSKHPDLKKKKMMKKKKKKKRQKKKKKNEEEEEEEKAKAEGEHASSFPIEKTMNKAPSPSSSISGESFPMEKMDQAESILIMVKFDMDDSFSGAIYEIKLDQLQPLEHGKSVGGSNTDPSTLPMLKPVAELFGKGWKTEELFLFDCARIGSLSKLYVLVNQIPCPYLKPVTPEYAFAFDRSLVSELISPPKTTKQYCLVISAYGMLYYLAQPLCFPQIQEPSFERYDPASDSWESLPPFPDYSLDQAQTEMTGYAVCYGYILLSMQTEKKYEAVAFHIHSRTWHKVKTSPENPYYYPFYGRAVVLGSTIYALAHNLDLVLVFSFWWDSDKDGDIVKRRHFLGTPLSLLITAKCHPPRRLLGDRTQNLVHLGGRYFCVVQTGQNIDSSEYQYMCATTFRIAGDGQEMHIKTVRSSVFRVAIEGNDEFEVQFSFTPDCNDIEPVEEQYCVSSALVERESAWTSDVKEDFFSFPTGPKLGLEAFRAKKEDEKKVFISTTSPETPLLSKGSKKKKKI, from the exons ATGGCCGGAGATGACGTTTTGCCGCCTCAAATCCACATGAAGGgaggggagaagaagaagaagaagaagaagcagaagaagaagaagggaacaACGGGCGACATGAGCCGTCCCCGTCCCGATTGTCATGATATGTCACCGCCTTGTGAAGTCTGTCACCGGCGATTTCCCGACAACATCACCCTCCAAATACATAGGGAGAATGTCCATGTGCTTCATATTTGTGAGATATGTGGATTATCGTTTTACTCTGATACTCTCCTCCAAACACATAAGCAGTGTGTGCATACGCTTCATACGTGTGAGATATGTGGAGTATCGTTTCGCTCTGATGCTCAACTCCAGAGTCATAGGAAATCCAAACATCCGgatttaaagaagaaaaagatgatgaagaagaagaagaagaagaagaggcagaagaagaagaagaagaatgaggaggaggaggaggaggagaaggcgaAGGCGGAGGGGGAGCATGCCAGCAG CTTCCCCATAGAGAAGACGATGAACAAGGCGCCCTCACCCTCATCCTCAATTTCTGGCGAGAG CTTTCCCATGGAGAAGATGGACCAGGCAGAATCTATACTTATTATGGTGAAGTTTGACATGGATGATTCATTTTCTGGCGCAATATACGAAATCAAACTTGACCAACTTCAGCCACTTGAGCATGGTAAATCTGTGGGCGGATCTAACACTGACCCTTCAACTCTACCAATGCTCAAACCTGTAGCAGAGTTATTTGGTAAGGGCTGGAAGACGGAGGAGCTCTTTTTATTTGATTGTGCTAGAATTGGCAGCCTCTCCAAGTTATATGTTTTGGTAAATCAAATCCCATGCCCTTATCTGAAGCCTGTCACTCCCGAGTATGCATTTGCCTTCGACAGAAGCTTAGTTTCAGAACTGATTTCTCCACCAAAGACAACCAAGCAGTATTGTCTTGTTATATCGGCATATGGGATGTTGTACTATCTTGCACAGCCATTGTGCTTTCCTCAGATCCAAGAACCGTCATTTGAGCGGTATGATCCGGCCAGTGATTCATGGGAGTCATTGCCTCCTTTCCCAGATTATTCTCTAGATCAGGCACAGACCGAGATGACCGGTTATGCCGTTTGTTATGGATATATACTATTGTCCATGCAAACTGAGAAGAAATATGAAGCGGTGGCTTTTCATATTCATAGCAGAACATGGCACAAGGTGAAGACTAGTCCAGAGAATCCTTATTATTATCCCTTCTATGGGAGGGCAGTGGTTTTAGGTAGTACTATCTATGCCTTGGCGCATAATCTTGATTTGGTTCTGGTCTTCTCTTTCTGGTGGGATTCAGACAAGGATGGTGACATTGTTAAGCGGCGACATTTTCTGGGCACCCCATTGTCTCTGTTAATAACAGCCAAGTGTCATCCGCCGCGCAGGTTACTAGGGGATAGAACTCAGAATTTGGTTCATTTAGGGGGGCGATACTTTTGTGTTGTGCAAACTGGTCAGAACATTGATTCTTCTGAGTATCAGTATATGTGTGCGACGACCTTCAGAATTGCCGGTGATGGGCAAGAAATGCATATCAAGACTGTTCGCTCATCCGTTTTTCGAGTCGCGATCGAAGGGAATGATGAATTTGAAGTTCAGTTCAGCTTCACACC AGATTGCAATGACATTGAACCAGTGGAAGAACAGTACTGTGTGTCTAGTGCATTGGTTGAAAGGGAAAGTGCGTGGACTTCGGATGTCAAAGAAGACTTCTTTTCCTTCCCAACTGGTCCTAAACTGGGATTAGAGGCATTTAGAGCCAAGAAAGAAGACGAAAAAAAAGTGTTCATCTCCACTACTTCACCTGAGACTCCTCTCCTTTCCAAAggttcaaaaaagaagaaaaagatataa